A region from the Roseofilum reptotaenium CS-1145 genome encodes:
- a CDS encoding DUF2854 domain-containing protein → MLRKISLGTVGLYVGGLLTVGGFVAYFTNHPTLNLAGFFYGIPLLLGGLALKASELKPVPVSEETSAEVLALRDQQGTSTQLQVWKDVTRYRYGQEAHLDESLKSLGLSPTDEERPLLIGIREVAVDSCYALVLEFESPFVSLDAWQEKREKIEYFFGPGLRVEVAPQEGEEDCFDIFLIAVGEPARVS, encoded by the coding sequence ATGTTACGCAAAATTTCCTTGGGCACTGTGGGTTTATATGTAGGAGGTCTCTTAACGGTCGGAGGCTTTGTTGCCTATTTTACTAATCATCCGACCCTCAACTTAGCCGGATTTTTTTATGGTATTCCCCTCTTATTAGGAGGACTTGCCTTAAAAGCCTCAGAATTGAAGCCAGTCCCCGTTAGTGAAGAAACTTCTGCTGAGGTATTAGCCCTACGGGATCAACAAGGAACCTCCACTCAACTCCAGGTATGGAAAGATGTGACTCGGTATCGATATGGCCAAGAAGCTCATCTGGATGAGTCTCTCAAAAGTTTAGGCTTAAGTCCAACCGATGAGGAACGCCCCCTACTCATTGGCATTCGAGAAGTGGCTGTTGATAGCTGTTATGCTTTGGTTTTAGAATTTGAGTCTCCCTTTGTCTCTTTAGACGCTTGGCAAGAGAAACGAGAAAAAATAGAATACTTTTTTGGCCCCGGTTTGCGGGTTGAAGTTGCGCCTCAAGAGGGAGAAGAAGATTGTTTTGATATCTTCTTAATTGCTGTGGGTGAACCTGCTCGAGTCAGCTAA
- a CDS encoding chlororespiratory reduction protein 7, protein MPDSLMYQSDGFVVLESNQPEQFLTEAELLHKLKACLSQLQEELPRDLQKFTTLEDQAKSLMETSCELDLGPGAFLQWYVVRLEKS, encoded by the coding sequence ATGCCTGATTCTCTCATGTATCAGTCCGATGGGTTTGTGGTTTTAGAGTCTAATCAACCGGAGCAATTCCTAACAGAAGCTGAATTGCTTCATAAGCTTAAAGCTTGTTTAAGCCAACTCCAAGAGGAATTACCCAGAGATTTACAAAAATTCACCACCCTAGAAGACCAGGCCAAGTCTCTGATGGAAACCTCCTGTGAACTCGATCTTGGCCCAGGAGCCTTCTTACAGTGGTATGTAGTCCGCTTAGAAAAATCCTAA
- the sir gene encoding sulfite reductase, ferredoxin dependent, producing MILSLNRPTVTSKPSKIEVLKENSDFLREPVASELLEDTTHFSADAIQILKFHGSYQQLDRENRKINGEKSYQMMLRTRSPGGFIPPELYLALDQLSETYGNQTLRTTTRQGFQIHGILKKNLKATIATIVKNMGSTLGACGDLNRNVMAPAAPYKTKPEYQYAWEYANKIADLLRPQTGAYYEIWLDGEKAISAEEAPEVKAARNKNVNGRNFTDKEEPIYGTHYMPRKFKICLAVPGDNSVDILTQDIGLVVMTNAQGELEGFNVYAGGGLGRTHNKEETFARAADRIGYVDKDDVYDLVKAVVATQRDYGDRHQRRHARMKYLLHDWGVEKFRAQVEEYFGKPLAPFKPLPPFKYQDYLGWQDQGDGKQFLGLSVENGRVKDEGKFQLKSALREIITQFHLPMRLTPNHNLIIYEIDPQDRAAITSIFNKHGVESEPKRLDSLVRYSMACPALPLCGLAITESERALPGILSRIRTLLKKVGLPKEHFVVRMTGCPNGCARPYMAELGLVGHMPGAYQIWLGADPNQNRLSQPFLDKVKDEDIESTLEPLFVYFKQSRLNNGKVESFGDFCHRVGFDSLRAFSESYTPGSGLVASGKDSGKARYRIGVRDTVYQEFKDLATQEGKSMTQLATEVLEAYMAEKG from the coding sequence ATGATTTTATCCCTAAATCGTCCCACTGTAACATCTAAGCCATCTAAGATAGAAGTTCTCAAAGAAAATAGTGATTTTCTCAGAGAACCGGTCGCTTCAGAATTATTGGAAGATACGACCCATTTTTCGGCCGATGCGATTCAAATTCTGAAGTTTCATGGTTCCTATCAACAGCTCGATCGCGAAAATCGCAAAATAAATGGAGAGAAAAGTTATCAGATGATGCTCCGTACGCGCAGTCCGGGTGGGTTTATTCCTCCAGAACTGTATTTGGCGCTAGATCAGTTATCGGAAACCTATGGAAATCAGACCCTGAGAACAACAACTCGGCAAGGGTTTCAGATTCATGGAATTCTGAAGAAAAATTTGAAAGCGACGATCGCCACCATCGTCAAAAATATGGGGTCTACCCTAGGGGCTTGTGGGGATTTAAATCGGAATGTGATGGCTCCGGCTGCCCCCTATAAAACGAAGCCAGAGTATCAATATGCTTGGGAATATGCGAATAAGATTGCAGATTTACTCAGACCACAAACGGGAGCCTATTATGAGATTTGGCTCGATGGGGAAAAAGCGATCAGCGCGGAAGAAGCCCCGGAAGTTAAGGCAGCGCGAAATAAAAATGTGAATGGCAGGAATTTCACGGATAAAGAAGAGCCGATTTATGGTACGCATTATATGCCCCGTAAATTTAAGATTTGTTTGGCTGTGCCGGGGGATAATTCAGTCGATATCTTGACCCAAGATATTGGTTTGGTAGTAATGACGAATGCACAGGGAGAGTTAGAAGGGTTCAATGTGTATGCAGGGGGTGGGTTAGGTCGCACCCATAATAAAGAGGAAACCTTTGCACGGGCTGCCGATCGCATTGGCTATGTGGATAAGGACGATGTGTACGATCTAGTGAAGGCTGTTGTCGCTACTCAGCGAGATTATGGCGATCGCCACCAGCGCCGTCATGCCAGAATGAAATATCTGCTCCATGATTGGGGTGTAGAGAAATTTCGCGCTCAGGTCGAAGAGTATTTCGGTAAACCTCTAGCTCCCTTTAAACCGCTCCCGCCATTTAAATATCAAGATTATTTGGGTTGGCAAGATCAGGGAGATGGTAAGCAGTTCTTGGGCTTGTCCGTTGAAAATGGTCGGGTCAAAGATGAAGGTAAGTTTCAGCTTAAGAGTGCTTTGCGGGAAATTATTACCCAGTTCCACTTACCCATGCGCCTTACGCCCAATCATAATCTGATTATCTATGAAATTGATCCTCAAGATCGAGCGGCAATTACCTCCATCTTCAACAAACACGGAGTTGAAAGCGAGCCCAAACGCCTCGATTCCTTAGTCCGCTATTCCATGGCTTGTCCAGCCCTTCCCTTATGCGGCCTAGCCATTACTGAATCAGAACGCGCCCTACCGGGCATTCTCTCCCGCATCCGCACCTTACTCAAGAAAGTTGGATTACCCAAAGAACACTTTGTCGTCCGCATGACCGGATGTCCCAATGGCTGCGCTAGGCCCTATATGGCCGAGTTAGGATTAGTCGGCCATATGCCTGGAGCATACCAAATCTGGCTGGGAGCAGACCCCAATCAAAACCGGCTCTCTCAACCCTTCTTAGATAAGGTCAAAGATGAAGACATTGAGTCCACCCTAGAGCCATTATTCGTCTATTTCAAGCAAAGTCGCCTCAATAACGGCAAAGTCGAGAGTTTTGGAGATTTTTGTCATCGAGTTGGTTTTGACTCGCTCAGGGCGTTTTCTGAAAGTTATACCCCAGGATCGGGGTTAGTTGCTTCGGGTAAAGACTCGGGTAAAGCCCGATACCGGATTGGGGTGCGGGATACGGTTTATCAGGAGTTTAAAGATTTAGCCACCCAGGAAGGCAAGTCTATGACTCAATTGGCGACTGAGGTGTTAGAAGCCTATA